A window of Gemmatimonas sp. genomic DNA:
ACCGAGAAGTTGTGCGTTCCGGCGCCGGGCACGGAATACACGGCTACCTCGACCGGCGCCGCGAGATTGCTGATGTCCACCACGTGCACGTCGCCCACGCTCGAGGAGCCGATCGCCCCGGGGCCTTCCTGACCTACCAGCAGATACTTCTTCGTCTGCGAGACGGGATCGTGCACCCACCACGCGTTGTGCGCTTGACCGCCCACCGTGCGGGCCCGGCCCAGCAATCGCGGGGCGGACACGGTGCCCCCCTGCGCTCCGATATCCCAGATCCCTACACCGTCATTCCATTCGGCCGTGAAGAGCAGTCCTTCGCGCACGAAGACGTCGTGCACGAAGGGGTTACCCATGGCCTGTGACCAGACGGTGCGCGGCGCTGACGGCGTGCTGAGGTCGAGCACCACCAGCCGCGACGACACGCCATTCGACTGGTTAACCGCGCAAAACGCGTACAGCACGCCGTTCACGCGCGCCAGTTCGGCCGTGTGCACGCCGTACTGCAACTCGCCTCCGGTGGTGCGCGTGATCAGCTGTGGCGCCCGCGGATTCGCCATCGAATAAATCGCCACGCCCCCGTTGGGATTCGCTTCGATGGCCACCAGCATGATGCTGCCGTCGTCGCTCACCTGCACGTCACCGGTGGTGGTGGCATTGGCCACAAATACGTTGTCCAGCAACTGCGGCTGATCAGCGCTCACGTCCCAGATCTTGACGGCATTGCCGCGAGAACCGGCGCGGGTGCCCCACGTGGTGGTGTACGCCGTGGTGCCACGCACCCAGACCTCGGCCGTGTAGCGCTCTGGTACGGCACCTTGTCCGAGATGGGTGAGCAGCCCCGGTAGCGGTGGCGGCGGCACGGTCGTGGTGGTATCGGCGGGCTTGGTGACCTGCGTGGGCGCGCTCTCGCCGCCACCGCACGCGGACAGGGCGATGACCGCCAGTACCGCCGTGACAGTCGTGCTGAGCCGGCGCACGAAACGAATTCGAGTCATTGAGGCGGGTGGCTGAGGGAGGAACCTCTCGAAGACATACCCGCCCGCACCGCTGCCGGCAACACGTAGCGCCCCATCCGACGGCGCATGGTCCCCGCATGGACCCGTGCCCCGATCGAGAGCGACCACTGCGTCTCCGATCCGTAGAACTCCGCCGGCACGAACACGGCGGGTGTGCGCTGCGCGCGGGCAGTGGCGCGCGCCACCTCCAGAAAGGGTGTGACGTGCGTGCCGCGCAATCGAGGAAGACTCGTCGCCGGCGCAGCCAGCTGTACCGTGCCGATCGACCAGCGGGTGATGCCGACCAGCTGAAAGTCGACGTGTCCGTTGGGAGTGCGAAACAGATCGAGCAGGCGTTCGCTCTCCGGACGGTCGGTGCGTTCGGCCCGCCCCGACAGTGCCCAGCCGCGATGCACAATGCTCGATTCCAGCAGCGTGCTGGCGAAGCGAAACACGCGCTGCGTGCCGAGCGACTCGTCGGTGCGCGCGATCTCGAGGAGCGCGTAGCGGTTGGCGGGCACGTCGTATCGCAGCGAGGCGCTGAGCTGCCGGTGATCGAAGGCGCCACCCTGCGTGAGGCCGGGGCTCCGCACGAATGCCGAGCTGACCTGGGCCTCGAGCGAGCGCCGTGGCGACACGGTCAGGCGCGTGCTGCGCGAATCGCCCACGCGTGACCACTGGGGGCCGGTGAACGGGCCGACCGGCTCGTCGCCGTTGAACCAACTCTGCTCGAGGGTGATCGCGCGATCGCCGCGGGCGAACTGCAGCGCGCCCATGACGAGCACGCGTTCGATGATCTGGGCGTGATGATGATTCACCGGATACTTCACGAACGGCCGCATCATCGGGTCGTCGGTGCCGTACGGTGTGAAGCCTTTGCCGCCGGCCAGCGTAGCGCGAAGGCCGCCGCGCGCGGGCGTGGCCACGGCCAGCATGGCTTCGTGCACCAACGTGTGTGGATGGCGACGGTCGGCGTAGCCCTCGCCGTACATGCCGGCATTGAGCTCACCGCGGCGGAGGGTGTACCCCTCGAAGTTCAGGGTGCCGGTGAAGCGCAGCGCGCCCCACGCGGCGTCACCCATGAGGTTGGGCTGCGTGAGGTAGCCCTCGGTGTAGCGACGGCCGAGCAGGGCCGGATTGGCCGTGGTGAGCAGTCCCGTGGCCATCGCGCCAAGGTGATACCGGGCCGAGTCGGCGGCGGGATCGTGCGGCATATGCTGAGCCCTGCCGACCGCGGGGAGGAGCGCGGCGAGCAGGGCGGTAATACGAGACAGCGTGCGCACAGTCAATGAAGCGGTCGGCATACCGAAGTCTGTCCCCGCTCTACCGGATCGCGCGAGCCTACCGCGCGATCCGTCTGTGATCTGCGAGCCTACGCCTGCTTACGGCGACGAGCCACACCGGCCATCACCAGTCCGCCGGCCGCCATCAGCGCGAACGTGCTCGGCTCCGGCACGCTGGTGCTCGGCATCGCGTTCGCGCTAAACGTGAAGTCGTCGAGGGCGAAGTTGAATCCCTGCGAGCCGTTGCCGCCAATGGTGACGCTGGCGATGTCCTGGTTCTCGCTGGAGAAGCCGAAGAACTGCAGGCCGTTCTCGTTGTTGATGCCGAGCTGGCTGCTGGTCGAGCCATTCCGGAAGGCGATGATCACGTCGAATTGGCTACCCATCAGGTAGTTCGTGAGGAATCCGAAGCCCTGCACGGCGCCGTCGAAGGTCGCCGTGAGCGGTCCGACCGTGCCGTAGTTGTTGAACATTCCGACAAGGAACCCACCGTCGAAGCCGCCGCCGGCATCGATCAGCAACGGGCCGCTCGACACGGAGTAGGTCACGCCGGCCTTGATGGCACCGGGGAGCACCTGATTCCACGATCCGACGTTGTACGAACTCAGCGAGTTCAACGTCGAACCGAGCGGGAAGGCGGCGTTACCGAGGAAGTTCTCCGTGGTCACAGCGCCGACGGCATTCACGAACGCCGTGCGGTCGGACCAGGTGGTGATCTGCGCCTGCGCGCGGGTGGCCACGGTAGACAGCGCGGCGAGCAGCGCGAACGGGACGGCAAGGGCGCGGGTGGAGCGGATCACGAAGCCTCTGAGGCGATGGGGTGCGATTGAGCGACACCCACCGGTAGGGCAAAATCGTAGCCAGAATGGCTGAGTTTGGCTGGATTTCATTAACCGTCTGTCATTTAACGGCTTATGCCACATTCCTGAAAATTGTGACCTTATTCCGCGCGAGTTATGTGTGGCATGGGGTGCATGACCTGTGGTTCATGCACCCCACCATCCACTGCACTGCTTACTTGAGCGCCTTGTACCGGTAGCTCATGATGCCGGCGCCGGTCGCCTTCAGCGTCACCGACTTCGTTTCGCCCTTCTTGATCGGGCCAACCGCTTCCGTCGCCGTGGCCACGACCGCGCCCGCGAGATCCATGAACTCGACCGTCAGCGAATACTGACCGTCCTTCGCCGCCACCTGCTCGAGGCCGAGCGTCAGCGTCGCTTGGTCCTTGCGACGATCGAAGCTCGTGACGTCGACCTTCACTGGCAGCGCTTCGGCGTACGTCTGGTACTTCACCAGCGAATCGGTCCACGCCTTCACTTCAACCGGCTTCTTGGCCGTCTGTGCCGCCTTGGCCAAGCCCTGCGACGCGTAGGCGAACAGCATCCAGCCGTCGAAGTTGTTCGGGTCGAGTTCGACGAGCTTGCGCGCCGGCTCGAACATCAGGGTGAACTGGTCCTTCGAATAGTGCGCCGCTGCCACGTTACGCTGGGCATCGCGGTTGAACGGGTTCTTGACGGTGGCCGCCTTGAACAGCTTGAGCGCGTCGTCCGACTTGTTGGCCCGCGTCGCGATCACGCCGGCCGTCGCCAGTGCGATATCGGTGGCCGACGCCTGCGTGAGCAGCGGCGTGTACACCGTGGGAATCAGCGCCGTGTCCTTGGCGACCGTGAGTGCATCCGCCCACGACAGCAGCAGATTCGGGGCATCCGGGCTGTCCGGCGTCATCAGCATCAACGCCTTGAAGCCTTCCGCCGCTTCACGCGCTGCCGCCTGCTGTTCGGCGCCCGTCTTCGACTGGGCGTCTTCGAGCTGGCTCATGGCCGCGTAGTACATGCTGCTGTTCTTCAGGTCGCGGTACGTGGTGTCGTCGGCCGCATACTTGACGACATGTTTCCAGTGCATGATCGCATTCGCGCGGTTGTTGCGCGCGTTGGCGACACTGGCCAGCACGTAGTGTGGGTACGGGTTGGTGGCCGACATCATCATCGAGCGCTTCGCGAAGTACTCGGCCGAGTCGAGCTTGCCGCCGTTCGAGGCATCGAGCGCGGCCTTCGTCGCCGCCAGCCACACTTCGTTCATGCGCATGGCGGTGATGTCGGCTTCGCACGTCGGCACCGCGGCCACGATCGCCTTGTAGGCCACGTCCATGTTCACGATGACGTCGTACGGTTCGGCGGGATTCGTGATGAATCCGAGCTCGCTGCGCGCCGGAGCATCGACGATGCCGGGCTCGACGCCCCACATGGTCAGCGCCTGCACGAGCGTGAGGTTGTAGCCACCGGGATTCTTCGCGAAGCGCTCGGGCTTCGTGTCGAGTTCCTTGATGATGTCGCGCAGCACCTTTTTCCGGGCGTCCGGCGTGGCCGCGCTGCGGGCACTCTGGAACTTGAGCGACATCAGCGCCAGTTCCTTTGGGCTGTTCTGATCGATGACGCACTGCGGCGCTACGCCACCACCGGGCTGGGCCGTGAGGGCGGAAGGCACGAGAGCTACTCCGGACAGCGACACCGCGGTCGCAACGCCGGCCATGAACGTCAAACGCATGACGTCTCCAAAGCGAAAAAGAGCGGGAGAATGGGCCAGCAAGCCGGCCAGGGGTTCTGTTGGGGACCCAGTGTCCTAAGTTGAAACTACTATGACTGACCGGATCCGCACGCGGTTCCTTGTTATTGGCAGTGGAGTCGCAGGACTTCATGCTGCCTGGCGCGCCTCGGCTCATGGACCGGTGACGGTCCTCACCAAGCGCACCCTCTTCGATTCCGCGACGGCGTATGCCCAGGGGGGCATCGCGGCCGCCTTAGGCGCTGGAGACTCGCCCGACCTGCACCGACAGGATACGCTCGCCGCGGGAGCAGCGCTGTGCGACGCCGAAGCCGTACAGGTGTTGGTTGAGGAAGGACCGGCCCGTGTGCGCGAGTTGCAGGCGGCCGGAGCCCGCTTCGACCTCGATCCCGATGGCGATTTCAAGCTCGGGAAGGAGGCGGCCCACTCACGTCACCGCATTGTGCATGCCCACGGCGACCAAACCGGGGCGGAAGTGGCCCGGACGCTGGTAGCCAAGGTACGTGAGTCACCGAATATCCAAGTGGTCGAGATGGCACGGGTGCTCGACCTGCTGCTCCTTCACGATGAAGAGGGGGTGCAGTGCGCCGGCGTTCGTGCCAGCATCGCCGGACGCGCCGTGGAAATCGTCGCCGACGCTACGGTGCTGGCCACGGGTGGTTGCGGCCAGATTTATCGGTACACCACGAACCCGCAGGTGGCCACCGGCGACGGCTTTGCCATCGCCCATCGGGCCGGGGCCCGGTTGGCGGACATGGAATTCGTGCAGTTCCATCCCACCGCGCTCGACACGCCTGAGAATCCGCTGGCCCTCATTTCCGAGGCGGTGCGCGGCGAAGGGGCCATCCTGTTGAATGGACGCGGGCAGCGCTTCATGCCCAAGCGCCATCGGTTGGCCGAACTGGCCCCGCGCGATGTCGTGGCTCGCGAGATTTTCCGCGAGCAGCAGCAGTACGGCACGGTGTTCCTCGATGCCACCAAGCTCGGCGCCGAGTTCGCGACGCGCTTTCCGGGCATCCTCGCGATCTGCCGCGCCCGCGGCATCGATCCGGTACACGAGCCGATACCCGTCACGCCGGCCGCCCACTACATGATGGGCGGGGTCATGACCGACCTCGCCGGCCGATCCAGCATCGCGCGGCTGTATGCCGTGGGCGAAGTGGCCCGCACCGGTGTGCACGGCGCCAACCGCCTCGCGTCCAACTCGTTGCTGGAAGGGCTGGTGTTCGCCGAGCGCGTGGCCCGCGACATGGTGGAGACACCGACCGACTTGCCGGTGCCCGAGCCCACCGATTGGGAAGTGCCGTCGCTCGACGATCGTGGCGCCGCACAGGTGGCCGCCGACGAGATCCGCGAGCTCATGTGGACCTACGCGTCGATCGCCCGCACCGCGCCCGGCCTGCGCCGCTGTCTTGCCGCCTTGCAGCAAATCGGCGAGCGACTGCCACCCGGCGCCACCGAAGAGCGGAATCTGCACACCACCGCCACGCTCGTGACGGAAGCCTCGCTCATGCGCAAGGAGTCGCGTGGAGGGCACTTCCGGAGCGATTTTCCGAAGACCCGCCGGAAGTGGCAGGACCGACATATCACGTGGTAACAGCAAAGTAGGGAGTACGAAGTATGGGGTAGGGAACTGCCTCGACACGACTCCCGACCCCCTACTCCGTACCCCATACTCCGCAGTTAACAAATGACGATTTTAGAGGCCCACTACGATCCCGCCCTCGCCGAAGAAATCCGCGCCCTCGCCAAGGAGCGGAATGCGGTGATTCTCGCCCACAACTACGAGCGTCCGGAAATTCAGGACGTCGCCGACTTCGTGGGGGACTCGCTGGGGTTGTCACGCGAGGCCGCGAAGACGGAGGCCGACGTGATCGTGTTCTGCGGGGTGCACTTCATGGCCGAAACGGCGGCGATTCTGTCGCCGCAGAAAACGGTGCTGCTTCCCGACCTTGCCGCCGGCTGCTCGTTGGCCAGCACGATCAACGCCGAACAGTTGCGGTCGTGGAAGGCGCAGCATCCGGGGGCGGTCGTCGTGGCGTACGTGAACACGACCGCCGAAGTGAAGGCCGAAAGCGACTATTGCTGCACGTCGGGCAACGCGGTCGAAGTGGTGAACGCGATTCCGGCCGACAAGGAAATTCTGTTTCTCCCCGACATGTTTCTGGGCGCGCATGTGCGCCGCGAATCGCGTCGCGAGAACATCCATGTGTGGCTCGGCGAGTGTCACGTCCACGCCGGCATCGATCCCGAACACATCTCGAATATGCGCGCGCAGCATCCCGGCGCCGAGTTCCTGATTCACCCGGAGTGTGGCTGTGCCACGCCGGTGGTGGAAGCGATCAGCGCTGGCGCCATTGACGCCGACAACGTGCACATTCTCTCCACCGAGGGCATGATCAAACGTCCGAGCCAGACCGATCAGGACACGTTCATCGTGGCCACCGAGATCGGCATTCTGCACCGGCTACGCCGCGCCAATCCCACCAAGCACTTCATTGCCGCGAACGATCGTGCGCAGTGCGCGTATATGAAAGTGACGACGCTGCCGAAGGTGCGCGACGCGCTCCTGCATATGCAGCATCGAATCACGGTGCCGGATGATATCGCCGCCCGCGCTCGCATTTCGATCGAGCGCATGGTGTCGATCGGCGGCAATTCCGGCGTGAGTCCCTTTGGCCCCGAGGATCCCGGCGAATGAGTGCCTTCCACCCGCCCCTGCGTCCCACGCCGTCGAACGGGTTGCCCGCGATGACGCCCCGGACGATCACACCGCTCGGGACTCGCGCGGTGCAGCCTTCGACGCTGGCATTTCCGCTGTCCGATGCGGACCTGGCAGCGCAGGTTCGGGTGGCACTGCAGGAAGATCAGGCGTTCAACGATGTGTCCACGCTGGCGACGGTCGTCAGCAGTCGTCATGTGCGGAGCGCAATCGTGGCGCGGCGCGACGGCGTGATTGCCGGCGTCCCCCTCGCGGTCGAAGCATTCCGTCAGCTGGACAGTGCGGTCACGATACGCGTGGAAGCCGAGGACGGCACCCGCGTGAAGGCGGGCGATTTTGTTATGCACATCAGCGGACATGCGCGTGGCATGCTGTCAGCCGAGCGCACGGCGCTCAACTATCTGCAGCACCTGTCGGGGATCGCCACGATGACCTGTCGCTTCGTCGATGCCGTGGCCGGTACGTCGGTGCAGATCCTCGACACGCGCAAGACCACGCCCGGCTGGCGCGCGCTCGAGAAGTACGCCGTGCGCGCCGGTGGTGGCACCAATCACCGCCTGGATCTGCGCAGCGGTGTGCTGATCAAGGACAATCATCTTGCCGCGATCGGTGGCGACATTGCGATGGCGGTGACGCGCGCCCGTGGGCTGGCGATGAGCGGGACGGCGATCGAAGTCGAGTGCGACACCCTCGACCAGGTCGATGCGGCAATCGCCGCCGGCGCCGATTGGGTGTTGCTCGACAACATGTCGCTCGAGCAGCTGCGCGAAGCCGTGGAGCGGTGCCGCGGTAAGGTGATCACCGAAGCGTCTGGTGGCGTCACGCTCGACACGGTGCGTCGCATCGCGGAGACGGGCGTGGATCGCATCTCCGTCGGCGCGCTCACGCATTCTGCACCGGCGCTCGATCTCGGTCTCGATTTCGACGGTCTATAAGGTTTCCTGAAGGGCTCTCCTCATGCCTGTTCGTCTCCCACCGCTCACCGATCGCGCCTCCCGCATCCTGCTGGACGGACTCGTCGACTACGCCGGACTCTTCGCGCCGGCCGCGCTCGCGATGCCCAATGCGGTGCGCAATTATGCGCACTATCGCGCGGCGGGCGCCGGCTGGATCCTCGGGCGTTTCATCTGTCCGGCGCAGTCGCTCGTCCTCTTCTCCGAGAAGGCGGATCCACTGTTGCCCCGTGATGCGGGAGCGATCCCGTGGCGCCTCTCGGTGACCGCCAGCGCGGATCTCGCCAGCGACCTCGCTGAGATCGCGGCCTTCAACGAACGGCACCGCGTCTGCTTCGACGAATGTGGCGCCAAGGTCGATACCTACGAAGTCAAGGCCACGTCAGTTGGCGACATCGAACGCATCGCGGCGGCGACGCCGCGCGATCTGAACACATTCTTCGAGATTCCACTCGACGGCGACGTTGACGCGTGCGTCTCCGCCATCGCGCGCGCCGGACGCCATGCAAAGGTGCGCATGGGCGGTACCACCGCCGACATGATGCCCTCGCCGGAATCGGTCGTGCGATTCTTCAAGAGTTGTTTCGCGCACGGCGTCACGGCGAAGGCCACCGCGGGCTTGCACCACCCGCTGCGCGGCACGTATCGGCTCACCTATGAGCCCGACGCGGCCACTGGTCGCATGTACGGCTTCCTCAATGTCGCGCTCGCCGTCGCACACCTCGACAATGGTGGCAGCGACGCTGAAGCGATCCAGTTGCTCGAAGAAGCCGACGCCGGACGCATCGAGTTCAGCGATTTGCACGTGGCATGGCACGGACCCGAACGCACGATCACCTTCACGCGTGACGTGCTGCTGCAGATGCGCGAGCATGGATTGGTGAGCTTCGGTTCCTGCTCCTTTACCGAGCCGGTGGACGAATCGCGCGCCTTGGGCTGGCTCTGATCTGACCGCAGCGGCGCAGCGGCCGACACGCTAGAATCCCCGCATGTCGATCGATCCAACCAACGATCCCACCCTTCGCTCCTGGGTGCAGACGGCCAATCTGCGCGGTGCGGATTTCCCGATTCAAAATTTGCCGTTCGGCATCTTCCGTCGAGCTGGCACCCGTGAAGCACCACGTGTCGGCGTGGCCATCGGCGCCGCCATCCTCGACGTGGCGGCCTGTCTGGCCGCCGGACTGTTCGACGAAGACGGCGACGCGCGCCATGCGGCGACGGCGTGCGCTATGCCGACGCTCAACGAGCTGATGTCGCGCGGTGCGCTGGCCCGTCGTGCGCTGCGAAATGCCATCTCGGCGCTGCTCGCGGACACCGCGCCGGTGCATCAGCGGCAAATCGCGGAGCATGCGCTGGTGCTGCAGGCCGACGCCGAGCTGTTCCTGCCAGCGCAGATCGGCGACTACACCGACTTCTATGCATCGGTGCATCACGCCACCAACGTCGGGTCGATGTTTCGCCCCGACAACCCGCTGCTGCCGAACTACAAGTGGGTGCCCATCGGCTATCATGGGCGCGCCTCCAGCATCGTGGTGTCGGGCACGCCCGTGCGTCGCCCGATGGGTCAGCGCAAAGGCCCCACCGACGACGTACCGTCGGTCGGACCCTCGCGCCTCCTCGACTACGAACTCGAGCTCGCAGCGTTCGTGGGCACCGGCAACGCGCTCGGCGTATCGATCCCGATGGAGCAGGCCAACGAGCATCTGTTCGGTCTGTGCTTGCTGAACGATTGGTCGGCCCGCGACATTCAGGCCTGGGAGTATCAGCCGCTGGGTCCGTTCCTCGCCAAGAATTTCGCGAGCACGATCAGTCCGTGGGTGGTCACACTCGAGGCACTCGAGCCGTTCCGGATGCCATTGGCGCCGCGCGCCGAGGGCGATCCGGATCCGCTGCCGCATCTCACCAGTGCCGACGACCGCGCGAAAGGTGGGTTTGGTATTACGGTGGAGACCTGGCTGCGCACGACGCGCATGCGTGACGGCGGCGAACCGGCTGTGCGGCTCACGCAGGGACAGGCCACCGATCTGTACTGGTCGATGGCACAGCTGCTGGTGCATCACGCCAGCAGTGGCTGCAACCTCCGCCCCGGTGACCTGCTGGGCAGCGGCACGATCTCTGGTCCGGCCAAAGCGAGCCGGGGCTGTCTGCTCGAACTCACGTGGCGGGGGGCTGAGCCGCTCGAGCTGCCCAACGGGGAGACGCGCCGCTTTTTGGAAGACGGAGACGAGCTGGAGATCACGGCCTTCGCCGAGCGCGAGGGAGCCGTGCGCATCGGCTTTGGACGCTGCGTGGGGATGATCCTGCCGGCGCAGTGACCGACCTGCTTTTTGCCCGCTCGCAGATGGCCATGTCGCTGGCCTTCCACATCATCTTCGCGGTGGTGGGGGTGGGCATGCCCGCGCTCATGGTCATCGCCGAGTGGCGGTGGCTTACGTCGCGCGACCCGGTGCACCTCGAACTGGCCAAGCGATGGGCCAAAGGCACGGCGATTCTGTTTGCCGTCGGTGCCGTCTCGGGTACCGTGCTGTCGTTCGAACTCGGTCTCCTCTGGCCCACGTTCATGGAACACGCCGGGGCCGTGATCGGCATGCCATTCTCGCTCGAAGGTTTCGCGTTCTTCACCGAAGCCATCTTCCTTGGCATCTACCTGTACGCGTGGAAGCGCATTCCGCCGCGCGCGCACTTCGCGGCTGGTGTGGTGGTCGCGGTCAGTGGTGCCCTCAGCGGCGCGTTCGTGGTGTGCGCCAATGCCTGGATGAACGCGCCGGCCGGCTTTCGTATGGTGAACGGACACGTCACCGATGTCGATCCGGTGGCGGCCATGTTCAACGCCGCCGCACCGTCGCAGATCGTGCACATGACGCTGGCCTCGTTCGCGGCTACCGGGTTCGCCGTGGCGGGTATTCATGCGTTCGCGCTGCGTCGCGGCACACCGCATCGAGCCTTTCATCGCGCGGCCCTGCAGATCGCGTTGTGGGTGGGCCTTCCCGCCGCGCTGGTGCAGCCGCTGTCGGGTGACTGGAGTGCGCGCAGCGTCGCGGAGCGGCAGCCGGTGAAGCTGGCGGCGATGGAAGGTCATCTAAGAACGGGACCGGCCGCCTTCGTGATCGGTGGCTGGCCCAACGCCGAAACGCTGGAGCACACGGGGGCGATCGAGATTCCCGGTGCGCTGTCGTTCCTGCTGCATGGAGATCGCACCGCCGTCGTGAAGGGCGTGGACGCGGTGCCGCCCGATGAGCGCCCGCCGCTGGCCATCGTGCATCTCGCCTTTCAAATCATGATTGCCTGCGGCTCGATCATGGCGGCGCTGTCGGTGTGGGGCGCGTGGCGCTGGTGGCGCCGTACGCGGGGCAGTGGGAGCGCGCTCCCCGACGACCGTCGGTTCCTTACGGCACTCGTGTTGGCCGGCCCGCTTGGCTTCATCGCCCTCGAAGCCGGATGGACGGTCACTGAGGTCGGGCGGCAGCCGTGGATTGTGCAGGGCATCCTGCGCACCGCCGATGCCGTCACGCCGATGCCCGGACTCGTGGTGTCGTTCGTACTGTTCTCCGCGTTGTACATCGGTTTGGCGGTCACCGTGGTGTTCCTGCTCTGGCGTCAGATCATCAAGACGGGTGTGTCGCAGACCTCGATGGGTCTCACCTCCGAACTGCCGATTCCGACGCCGGGATCGACCGCGAGCTACCAAACGCCGTGATGTCGGCGGCCGTCGCCACCGAGCTCACCTGGACACTGCCGCACGCGGTTGCCGGCACCATGGTGCTTTCGCTCAACGCGTACGTGTTGCTGGGTGGCGCGGATTTCGGTGGCGGTGTGTGGGATCTTTTCGCGCGCGGGAAGGATCGTGACGCGCAGCGCGTGCTGATCGCCGACGCCATCGGTCCGATCTGGGAAGCAAACCACGTGTGGCTGATTCTCGTGGTCGTGCTGCTCTTCTCGTGCTTTCCCAAGGCGTTCGCGCACCTCGCGACGGAGCTGCATATCCCGATCACGGTGATGCTGGTTGGCATCGTACTGCGCGGGTCGGCGTTCACCTTCCGTACCTACGACAGCAAACGCGACCACGTGCAGCGCCGGTGGGGCCGGATCTTTTCGGTGGCGAGTTTGCTCACGCCCGTCATTCTCGGCGTCTGTCTCGGCACCGTCGCCAGTGGCGCGGTGCCGATCCGGTCCATCGAGGTCCTGCGTACCGTCACCTTCGTCGAACGGTTCATCGATCCGTGGGCGCGCTCTCCCTTTCCATGGGCCGTGGGGCTGCTCACGCTCGCGTTATTCGCGTTCCTGGCCGCCTCATACCTCACGGTGGAGGCGACCGACGACCGGATGCGTGATCTGTTCAAACGCCGGGCGCAGCAATCGCAGGTCGCGTTGCTGGTGCTCGCGGCCACCACGCTGGTGATCGCCCGCGCCGAGAATCCACTGCTCTTCCAAGGGCTCACACAGGGGCGGACGGCGCTGACGATGCACGCGGTCACGAGCGTCGCGGCGGCCACGTCGTTCTGGGCGCTGGCGACGCGACGCTTTCAGGTGGCCCGCCTGGCCGCTGCCGCGCAGGCCAGCTTCCTCCTCTGGGGATGGGCGTGGACGCAGTATCCGTGGATGCTGCCGCCGGATCGCACCATCACCGCCTTGGCGGCCCCGCGTGTGACGTTGCAGTTGACGCTTGGTACATTGGCGGTGGGCACCATGATTCTGCTGCCGAGTTTCGTCTACTTGTTTCGCGTCTTCAAGACTCGGGAAGGCGGCGAGTAGCCCTCGCATTGTGATCGCGTGCGGCTCAGATTGACGGATGCGCCCTGACCTGATTCGCGTCGTGCTCGTGGACGATCACCAGATTGTCCGCTCCGGACTCAAAGCCGTTCTCTCGACCGCGAAGGACATCACGGTCGTGGGAGAAGGCGGCAGCGGGAAGGATGCGCTCGTCCTTGCGGAACGCCTCGATCCTCACGTCATCGTGATGGATCTCTCCATGCCCGACATGGACGGACTCACTGCCACCCGCGAGTTGCAGAAGGCGAATGTCCTGCGCCCGCCGACACCCGGTGAGCCGATGACGCGCCGT
This region includes:
- a CDS encoding cytochrome ubiquinol oxidase subunit I; the protein is MTDLLFARSQMAMSLAFHIIFAVVGVGMPALMVIAEWRWLTSRDPVHLELAKRWAKGTAILFAVGAVSGTVLSFELGLLWPTFMEHAGAVIGMPFSLEGFAFFTEAIFLGIYLYAWKRIPPRAHFAAGVVVAVSGALSGAFVVCANAWMNAPAGFRMVNGHVTDVDPVAAMFNAAAPSQIVHMTLASFAATGFAVAGIHAFALRRGTPHRAFHRAALQIALWVGLPAALVQPLSGDWSARSVAERQPVKLAAMEGHLRTGPAAFVIGGWPNAETLEHTGAIEIPGALSFLLHGDRTAVVKGVDAVPPDERPPLAIVHLAFQIMIACGSIMAALSVWGAWRWWRRTRGSGSALPDDRRFLTALVLAGPLGFIALEAGWTVTEVGRQPWIVQGILRTADAVTPMPGLVVSFVLFSALYIGLAVTVVFLLWRQIIKTGVSQTSMGLTSELPIPTPGSTASYQTP
- a CDS encoding cytochrome d ubiquinol oxidase subunit II, which gives rise to MSAAVATELTWTLPHAVAGTMVLSLNAYVLLGGADFGGGVWDLFARGKDRDAQRVLIADAIGPIWEANHVWLILVVVLLFSCFPKAFAHLATELHIPITVMLVGIVLRGSAFTFRTYDSKRDHVQRRWGRIFSVASLLTPVILGVCLGTVASGAVPIRSIEVLRTVTFVERFIDPWARSPFPWAVGLLTLALFAFLAASYLTVEATDDRMRDLFKRRAQQSQVALLVLAATTLVIARAENPLLFQGLTQGRTALTMHAVTSVAAATSFWALATRRFQVARLAAAAQASFLLWGWAWTQYPWMLPPDRTITALAAPRVTLQLTLGTLAVGTMILLPSFVYLFRVFKTREGGE